A window of the Hordeum vulgare subsp. vulgare chromosome 5H, MorexV3_pseudomolecules_assembly, whole genome shotgun sequence genome harbors these coding sequences:
- the LOC123397935 gene encoding uncharacterized protein LOC123397935, with translation MPVVGLIPFVYAAIKRKQRSSARADRYAEIAAAARFDGGGRAAYQSQSCHFAVRPPSPPDELGFSCDGDSRPPPESLSRKLSSADRYERLLATDGREDARFDAGGYQSQSCRFAARPWTTDETAVQRYGRGSAPRTQPEGVPRQLLPTAGLDAPLATGETRGRDNARFDGGGDQSQSCRFAVRPSPANELLVSREDGGASRHPLARREDISLSPQLLLPASRKDRIGTGETRWREREHARLDGGGSHQSQSCRFAAQPSDIDGHGLGFSHDGGYGVASLPPEDLSRKLLLPAGRREREVSRSLRFSSKRVFAWVSGA, from the coding sequence ATGCCCGTGGTGGGGCTCATCCCGTTCGTGTACGCGGCGATCAAGAGGAAGCAGAGGTCGTCAGCGAGGGCGGACCGCTACGCGGAGATCGCCGCGGCGGCGCGCTTCGACGGCGGCGGGCGCGCCGCCTACCAGTCTCAGAGCTGTCATTTCGCCGTGCGTCCACCTTCGCCGCCCGACGAGCTCGGGTTCTCGTGCGACGGCGACAGCCGGCCGCCACCGGAGAGTCTCTCGCGGAAGCTTTCCTCGGCGGATCGCTACGAGCGCCTGCTGGCCACGGACGGCCGGGAGGACGCGCGCTTCGACGCCGGCGGCTACCAGTCCCAGAGCTGCCGTTTCGCGGCTCGTCCGTGGACAACTGACGAGACCGCTGTACAGCGCTACGGAAGAGGCTCCGCTCCCCGCACGCAGCCGGAGGGCGTGCCGCGCCAGCTGCTTCCTACGGCCGGCCTAGACGCCCCCCTCGCTACTGGCGAGACGAGAGGACGGGATAACGCGCGCTTCGACGGCGGCGGTGACCAGTCTCAGAGCTGCCGTTTCGCTGTCCGTCCTTCGCCGGCCAACGAGCTCCTCGTGTCGCGCGAAGACGGCGGCGCCTCCCGCCACCCTCTGGCGCGACGAGAGGATATCTCGCTCTCGCCACAGCTGCTTCTGCCGGCCAGTCGAAAAGACCGCATCGGCACCGGTGAGACGCGCTGGCGGGAGCGAGAGCACGCTCGCTTGGACGGCGGCGGCAGTCACCAGTCTCAGAGCTGCCGGTTCGCCGCGCAACCTTCTGATATCGACGGGCACGGGCTTGGTTTCTCGCACGACGGAGGATACGGCGTCGCCAGTCTGCCGCCGGAGGACCTCTCGCGCAAGCTGCTGCTGCCTGCCGGCCGGAGGGAGCGCGAGGTCTCCAGGTCCCTGAGGTTCAGCAGCAAGCGCGTGTTCGCATGGGTCAGTGGCGCCTAG